Below is a genomic region from Thunnus thynnus chromosome 22, fThuThy2.1, whole genome shotgun sequence.
gcatcagcatgctaacatgctcacatatgacaatgctaacatgctgctgtCTAGCAGATATAATATTCACCATGTTCACTGTTAGTCTGCTAACATTTAGCTAAACACAGCTGAGCTGAATACATTTTAAGTTAAACCCAAGTATTCAATTAAAAGTTAAGGAATcaacaaagttattacaattcatcttaATTTGTGTCGAAAACTTTATGCCAATTTCATGCAATAGTTCTTATGACATTGAATctacaaatgtgaacctcatgatGGTGCAAGATAAagagtcagaggatcatcaagAGCCACAAATGTCTGTCCAGAATATCACGGTGACACATCCATCTGTTAGTTTTTGAGTTATTTTATCCTGGATCACAGTAGTGGACCAACACTGCCATTCCTAGAAcctaaaaacacaattattgtAGTCATACAATGAataacacatatacagtaaaaacagactAGTTTGTGCATGAAAACCAGTTTGTAAACTAGatttaattaacttgttttAAGTCAATTAACTGGGATACAGAGTTAACCAACAGTTATTGTCTGGTATAGAGAATATCATCATAAATCACAACATTTGCACCGCCAACATGTTCATTCACACGATTTACTGTTGTCAACATCCTATCAGGACTATTAATCTAAGTGCTCCTGGAAGTCTCACAGCTTCctgttacatttatttactgggAGGGTTGACCTTTAGCCAGTAAACAGACTTAGACttgaagcacaaacacaaagctttATACGTGATTCCTGTTTCAGCTCTCCAACATTTGGGACAGTCTCTCAGGCAATGAgtgtattatgtttttttgtgtgtgtttatgtgtgtgtgtgtgtgtgtgtgtgtgtgtgtgtaaaaacttCAATGAATTATTACTTCCTGAAGCACTTAAGGATGTGACACACCTACATTTCAATAAAGCTGATCAACAGCATCATACATGACTGCTTTGCGCCACCTGTTGGGCATTTTAGTCTAAAATATTTTCACTACAGACACAACCAGACAAAATGTTCCAGTTAAGGGGGAAAAACTCTATAAAGAAGCATTTCAAGCCATTTAGTTGgaatggaaatatttttgttcTTCTTGATGTCCTCTCTGGTTTTTGACTTTGTTCTTTTGATTAATAAGTTCTTATTTATCCTCAAACAGCATCAGAACCTTTATTGAACAAAGTCTTCAGGATGATATCATCAGTTTTCACTTATActcactttattaggaacacctgtgcaatcataaccaatccaatacaacagctctgcattaaattctacttttatgaagcttatacattttcagtttttgttgacattttcagaaaggtgataattgtactttatgtttatcatcgaggttgtagtgggtggtgttggtgtactggagtgcattagaTTgtaaagtgttcctaatattctGGTCAAAAggagaatttatggcagagttcttgtattggattgcattagattgcacaggcgtccctaataaagtgcttggttgACTCAACTGCTTCCATTCAAAAACAATACCGATGTTTGGCCAGGAGGTGTCACTATTTGAACATTTCAGATGCTTTGAAACAGATACaataaaatttattttacacatgtatCCAAACTTCTATTTATAATTCAtacactcatttttttttttattactcgGCTCCTCCTGGACCTTTTCAATTGATCTTTTTTAATTACCATGGGGCCCAGAACCTCAGGGGCCCCACAGGCTCCAGGTTAACCACATGGTAATTTAATtagttgattttatttatttttttaaactggatATACCACAAAAGgacattataaactgaaatgataGGGGCTTTAAGGCAACACCTGGATTGTTACCTGATCTTGAGACTCCATCTTGTAGAAGAAACCCAAGTTAAAATCAAATTGAAAAGCTTTTATTATTTCGCTCTAATTTGGGCTGAAATGTTGAATTCTACTAAAGAAATGTGTGCTTAATCAAGTTACCACAAACTAATtgctaataaataaattagagctgaaacaattagtcaataaatcaattgGAATAATAAAGAACCCAAACATTCTTTAGGTCTAATTCCTaaattgtgaggatttgatgtttcttcatcttttttgtctctgcagCATCTCTTACttctttaacttttaaaaaatacatcaacgATCTATTGGGGACAATCCCAGATTTCATCAGTAAAAATCTGTCCTGTTCCTCCTTGTGTAAATTCCTTCCTTGTGTTTCTTCCATCGAAACACAGAAGAGACCTTGACTACACAAGGAAGCTACAGTTTCCTTCCAGGAAGTTATGAAATGACATTTAGAAGATACTAATAAGAGGAACACAGTTTGATTATTTACTGTTAATCCCCCCAGCGTTCAGCTTCTGTTTCATGTATCATATAACAAACTGGCCGATGAGTCAGTTTTCAGGTGATTACCAGGCCAATAACAGCCCCTCTCACAATAATGATCTTTGATCTTTGAAGAGTCTCATTTCTGTAAAAGTcacaacagtgtttttaatttgatgaTGTGTAGTTCAAAAGATATCAAGACatctgtgttaaaaaaaacaggctgaaTGTGATTGCAGTTTTTTAGACgtctgtgtttttaaacatttcaatgatTATGTTTAATTGTGAAGCAAGTCCTGAATATATTTCATTGCAAGAGTGCACTTATGTAGATTTACATTTGCTTACATATGATGGCGTTCATACTTATACCATTCttacaatatttatatgtttgatagtgaaaataataatatgaaataaaaagaagagaagaaaattaAGGTAGTATGGTGTATGTATAcataacacatacatatatacaatatatacattcACACAACAAAGAAATGTATAAATTGAAATGTTATTGAGACAAAGTTAGTTATATGTAACCAAGATGTTTAAAAACTCAATTGAGCCcagtttaaatgtttatttttatgtttttttcatcagtaaaaTTTCAAATTAGAGCAGACTCAGTGTTTACTcagcacattttcaggtctatatttatattctggggctctactggaatatatttccatgatttacagttaaaactccttatttatcttatactggccctttatgcagcccctcagttcagcctcggGGAGGAAGTAAAGGTAACTTTTCAAACAGACTTTTCCAaacaggttgaagccctgacttttgactttcaggcagAGCTTGTACATACGtaaacctcaagttttggaactttgaccatgtttaacatctaaCATCATGAtagtaaaacatgaaatatccCCTTTAAACATTGTGGGAGCTGAACAGACAGAAACTCAAAAATATGTCCTTGTGATTTAACTGTTTAAAGGTCAAACAAGTTCCAGCTGCAgtcaaaaacatttatatataaacaatTGATCATATGACTACATATCATGTGAAATGTCTTAACCTTTGTGacaaatccacagagaattatcgCCTGACTGCAGTTTCCACACAGCTCTACAGACTCTGTTTTggttcctttttgtttttttggtttctaGCTGACAGCTGGACTTATATCAACTTTGTTTCACGTAGCAGCAGGCAGCTAACAAATTAGCAACTAGTTTGTGAAGAAAGTGGAgcttttagcagctaaagagccagatatttccctcatgagttggtagagagcaaaaacagagctaaaggagagtgaatattggacttatttCTATGAAGTTGACGCAAATCAAATGatatgataatgttgctctgtgactgctagctgttagctaaCACATTCACCACATTCAACTTTATAACTTAATAtgttcatttggtgttttttaaaaatttgtttcACTCCCTCCCCCGAAAAATCAATTCATGCAGCTTTAAGATTGTCTTACATAATGACCTTAATACTGAATATCTGTCAGGGTTTTGGTcattaaagtccccttccactcaaaaatatgtttttcttgttcctacagttgaatgtttgagcttcactgtacagaatgatggatgtgcagagtttgttttcacattcatctgctgaaagtggaaagtttctctgtgctcattgaaaatcagcTAAGAAAAAGTCCCTGTATGAAGTTTCCCCACaggtttcttgtttttattttgtgaacAGGTCAAGTGAGTCTCATGAAGACACAGACAATGAACTCTCTGTTTCAGTATATTTAGACTGAGAGTTAAGTGTCTTTGTCAAACAATAGGACTTTATTCCCTTGTTATTTAAGTAGTTTCATTTCTGCAAATGGTGTGGTCTCATGGATTTTCCCTTTATTCCCTTTGTTTATTTTGCCAGCATAAGAGCTGTTCCATGATAACTCCCAAATGTATTTCACCACTGTTCAATGGTTCAATAACAGTCAAACTGAGTGTAGCTATAACTGTCAGATAGATGCAGTGGAGTCAAAATCACAGTAGAActacataatatatattattataatatatataattctgtctgttgtaaatgaataaattcatttttcatgcagtttCAAGCTCCAGAGGTCcagaaaaaagtaataaaataaaaaaaacagatcaggAGCCAAAAgacagtaaagcaggaaaaaatcTGAAGATAACAATACACCCAGAGGGACGAAACATAACAGTCATTACATAAtagaagaatgtgtgtgtgtgttttaatgtagaTACTCGAAACACTGAGAGGTAGAAAAGTGTGTTTAAATTCTTCTTTTATAGAAGAGCTgaagtctgatgtgtttttataaactgTAAAGTtctgaaatttgtttttaattcaacaTCTCATCTGagtatttgtgattttttttgtcttttttttttttacaccttttATATCAACTGTTGGTTATTATTTGGAGAACAGGTCAGTAACAACAGTAGATTATATATTAactattattttgattttttgatgaatctgccaattattttcttgattaattttgtctttaaaatgccTGTTATCATTTCTAAAAGTCCAAGTAACGTGTTCAAACTGCTCGTTTTATTCAGCCAGAAGATCAAAAACTcagacattcagtttattattatatatgacagagaaaagtgtaaaatcctcacatttaaccAAACCAGTGAATATTTGGCTTTTAATTGCTTggaaaaataacttaaacaattaatagattatcagTTACCTCTGATCCTCTTTGGTTCCACTTGCTGTGTGATGATGACATCAGTGTAGGAGACATCAGTGTTGAGTTTACCTGCAACACAAAACTGCTGACTGTTAAACACCAGCTgggtttaaacatttaaatccaGATATTTGATGtaaattataatgaaataaaaaaagaccgCTGATGTcactgtacaaaacaaaaccttgGTTTGCTCTGTTTAATATGAATGCTTCGTATGTTCTTTTTCAGAGCAAATGTTCAAGCAAATACTGAAAGCTTgcatacttttatttttttaacactacTTTTATTACTTTCAGGGCAAAAGAATTACATCTTGAACACCGAACAGTTTTAGattaataaacaatataaaaatctaCACGACCCACATTCACGGTGGAAATTTAAATCGTGACATGCAGTTTGTCCAAGTGGTGTTGCCGTACCTAGCTGTCCAAACGGCGGATCCGCTTCTGTGTGCAGTGACTATAGAAATATGACAAGAACAAGTAATGACAAGTTGGATGGCTAACTGGTTACTGAGCGGGGATTCAAGTCTTCCTTAAATCAATGAGGCTTGTCTAAATAACGTGAGAGATAAATCAGTAATAATAAACTCAGTGTGAAATAACAGAATGTGGTTTATAAATAGTTGGGATCGATCTGGGGGGTATTCCATCATGCTGGCTAACGGGATAGCCTAGCTTATTTCGACAAGCTTtgctaatttaagtgagagttccATCACTGCGGTTTATATGAgtcccagctcagtaaccatggtaactcaGTCAGCTGAACTAGCTACTCTGTGGCAGGTTAAAGGTCAAGCTTAACTCAGCTGCATATCAAAGAATGTCTGACATTTAGGCCTAAAAGTTCATGTAGAGTTGATCAACAGCTTCCGCCATCtaaattagtcaaatgaagTCTTTCAAAGTTTCAGTCCAACACTGTCCATCAAGACCCAGCTGCAACTTCAGTCTGAAGAACATTGAAATAAGTGAATGCCACcgatggccactagatgctccaactgacccccattcaaaaagcatcagctcattatggtctcaatcaccaaattcaggccctctaatcaGTGTGCTGGTAGCCATTTTGGACATTATCACTATTACTTTTAGTAAAATTTGAAGACTTgcagtagctttgatgtctgctgtggggtgttgattgacagctgtgattgacaggtgaaaGGCCAATGTTCATGTCGAcagcttgaaaaattgtgaacccaacCATTAAACTTATGGTATCTTTGTACAAAGATGAAGGGTGCACAATTTCAAGTGAGTCAGACTCATCACTGCTGAATTATGGCCATTTGAATGTATCAGTAGGTGTTGCGCCATCGGTGGCTGACACATGTTGCAGGTTGATATGAACATGTGCCTTCATGTCTACATGTAcatgtgatttcagtttttatgtcaaATAAGTCACCTTCATTGTCTGTAGTTTTATCAAGGTCATCCATATGTGACAtgtgttgtggatattttgagcaaTGGTCAGCAGTGGAGAAAGGCGCACACAagacttttgatgtcttaaagctgaaaatgtttattgaagcatTTGGTCAAGTGGAGAACgaaaaacagtaaacaccagagtGTTTTGCTccgatgctgtctctttccgttCTGCCCTCTGAAGGTCCGAGTCCTCGTctttatcagcctacaatatgaaaaattagtctgattggttcactagtttatTGATTGTCACCCCTCTTGTAAAGCTCACAGGAgttatattttaacatgttttttgtacATTCACATATAGAAGACATGTTTAATATGAGCAATCAGCttatttgtgaatataaaatttgatcaaaataataaacaaattcaTTCAATACAACTGAGAGTCAGTGAatccaaacaatacatttctccaaagtaaagtaaagttaaGTAAAGTACAGTGAAGGTAAACGTGATCAGCAATAAAACGTCACAATTTACCCCACAGTAGTTTTATATGCGGTTTTCAGTTTCACTGAACGTCCCACAGAAAGTGCTGTCACGCGCTTGTATTATAAGATGCAATCACTCATCTACAACCGCCTGGAACATTCTTAGATGACATGATGACGCGTAGTGCGCATGCCCACTGCAACTTTCTTACACAGTTCAAAAGCAGAGTAACAACAGAGTGAGTCACAGTTCAGCAGCTCTACGGACGCTTCATCTCCGTCTGTCTAATTTACATGTTTAAAGTGGACTTTTATCAGTTTAGTAACATGTTTACATTCTGGATTTTTATTCTCTGTCTGACTTTCATCGTCTGGACTCCGGTTGAAGGTAAACTGACATGTTTCGTTTTTATTCGCTTGTTAACTCGTTTCACCTGAGCGACACATGAATGAATCAGTGAACATGTGCAAATATGTTTTACGGTTCATTTTCTGTGTCCACAAACTGTAATGTGAACTTAAACTAGTCAGGGTCTCCTGTCATACCGTCAGAAAATTCCCAGACAGAATGACCTTTTGGTCATTTGGAAAGTCATGATGACTTTATAAAAGATCTGTGTTTAGCCTAcacaaagagctgaaacaattagctAATTAATCCATTAACGGACCGACAGAAAATTTATTTTCagacacaaatgcaaaacatttcttggttccagcttctcatttGTGATTATATCAAACTTTTGCACAAAGAGGCACAAATCAACCTCTTCACACCACATACAGTACTGACAGAAGAGATAAACATGGTCATGTTGTTTAACAGGCGTTGTTTCAACTTGTTCCTTTTTTCAGTgctggggtccgtttcacaaagcaggtttagtgaaaactcagtctattaaccctgaaatgagggaaagtCAGTTttcgtttcaaaaagggaggtaaatcaaaccagagaaagagggataactctagcctgtttcagagagaggggtaattTAAGCTCTTGGTCAGTTACCGTggtaacagactctatgaacctaacctggtcgggaccaggtttttctcaatgaacctcgagttcctctcagtctccgccctctttcagagccacacactccatttgatttcctcattcattcagtcagcaggcgagttttggcgtagcctagttctgccgtctgtcatttaaaaaatcattaaaaaaaaaatcagagtcagtatattagaagtccattaggcacagtaagtggcgacttttttcaccatcatggcatgtccttttgataacaatcccgtggatgaaggtgcagcattactgcgcagagaattaggcctaaatattcgtcgagagatggttatcagaccgcgcatagatgttctggcatttccagacaattatctttttgagaccgtttcacgtcacagtccatcatctacatacacaacctaatccgtccttacatttgcaacattactaatcgtagtcatgctctcacatcccagcagatattgtgtgttgcgctgcgtttctttgcaaacggaagttttttgtacagtgtcggagccagccactggccttcctaaattctggcttagggccagctcctctgcctccgttagaggtggcggtgctggaccaccacccgttttacggacatctgccttctttctgttggctgagaaGTTGTGttagtctgtgttagtttaaataggcttaattatttaacagaacatgatgtagatgagaagacatttatgtgtgagaaaccagcattatgttggggataaaacagctgctcagtcaaacagccacttaatatttactttacaatgtaaaacatgatcaaaatgaggttcccccatgagattatgagtttgttgaacctgctttgtgaaacggacccttGGTGTTCTCCTGTCACAAGGGTTAAGAGGGTTTGAGGGTTTCCTGTCAGAATGACAGAATGACCTTTTGGTCATTTATAAAGTCCTGATGACCTTATAAAAATCACGTTCTGTGTTTAGCCTAcacaaagagctgaaacaattagctgattaatcCATTAACGGACTGAcagaaaacaatttattttcagacacaaatgcaaaacatttcttAGTTACAGCTTCTCATTTGTgatgatttgttgcttttctttgtcttatgtgataataaactcaattagagctgcaacgataagtCGATCGACAgcaaattaatcagcagctattttgatgtttgttttttaaaggacaagtttATTGGATTTTGTACTGTTAATCAGAAAAttataagacatttgaagacatcaccatgagCTCTATGacattataacaggcatttttcatacattttatatacaaaattGTTAATTGGGAAAATAATTGGCAGCTTAATCAATAAAGagaataatagttagttgcagcgctaaactgaatatatttgggttttgggaGCGTTTGtcatacaatacaaacaataaaatttgaagatgtcaacgAGGCCCGACGGttatttttctcaatttttttcagaccaaaacaaatcaagaaaataatcaactaatcaattagaAATTAGTTTCAGCCTTAGTGCAACATGCTCTCTGTAGCATTTGTTAAGTTTctaaattgtaaatgtaaaatacagtcATTGATACTGGAAGTTTGGATTTTACAGAAAAGATGTGAGATATAGCGTTGATACCGTTGCTACATACAACATACAGCAATCActcacttttcatgagatttaaatttttcctccattttccaGGTCAGTCTGAGGTGATTGGGTCAACTCAGCCAATCATCGCTTCTCcaggtgatgatgtcatcctgccaTGTCACCTGGACCCTGAGTTCAATGTGAAGGGGCTGACGGTGGAGTGGTCGAAGCCCGATCTGAAGCCTGACCCCTCAGATCGGCTGAGTCGGGTCGCGTACATCTATGTTTACCGGCACAGACAGGAAGACCTCGACATGAAGATCCCAGCGTACCTCAGCAGGACGGAGCTGTTCAGAGATGAACTGGAGCGCGGAAACATTTCACTCAAGATCATGAACGTGACGCTGGCAGATGAAGGGAGATACAGATGTTTGGTTCCCAAGTTGaagagcagagtgaagtcagcaATTGTTCGACTTGTTGTTGGTGAGTAAGCTTGTTTAGATGTTGTTAATGGTCCAACATTGCATTGATTGTTTATCTTTCTATAATGTGTTCATGTGATCATTTCAaatcttctgtttctctttaacAAAGCCTGGACGACAGAGACACCACGACATCATAAAATGTCGTGGTGTCATCaaaaatcagatttataaaactgtataaTTCTCTTTATGAAACACAGTCCACTTGGAAATGTACGATCAGCCTCATATCCTGCCCTCTACACGCCCACATTCAACCATAAATGGTCGATGCAAAAGTATTCACGAATATtgatgttcatgtgtttctttcgcTGCACCAATCAGTCTCTCATCACTTGTACTTGGGCAGCTGCAGATGAAGGAGAGCGACAGCCATGAACggacttttactgttttatttccccATTTTTGGACTTCCTGAAGTTACGTGTGTAACCCAGAACAACTATATACAACTTCAATAAACATTCCTGTGGATCGTACGGTCAGACATCTCTGGTTAAGTTTCTGACCGGACACCTTGCAGCGGGCCAGTACCCAGTTAATCAGTTTAAAGTAGTTTTTacaccacacactcaatatctacaatacaataaatactgtattcattcattttttttactctaaaaCCCAGCATACAGGTGTTGCTCTAATTTACACACTTCATATATGAGTGCAAGTGGTGAAGATGTGATAGTGAGCTAACTGGAgaaggcagagtgtgtgtgtggtagccACTGCGGTGTCTCCAGTGACAGTCATGTGTTCACTGCAGcaattttacacaaataaactgtATGGAAACTAAAATCATACCCAGTGATATATGCACAGTATTAGAAGATATTAAAATCTATTAACGCTCTGttctgcaattatttttgttatgtttgtttaagttaagttttatgtcatcttggatttctacaactgatgatgatgatttcatcagttagttaatGTGGTCGAGGTGAAAAGGAATCGGTATATTCACGCTAATATCAGGGAAAGGCAAGCCAGACTGTCCTGCAGCAAGTACAGATaacactgctggtttgaatgtttatgataatgTGGATCTATAATTAACGTTTGAAATAAATTGTGTGAGAAGATTATTATACAATCGGGCTtcaattcaccacctcaccatctgcATCACCCGTTTCCCATCTTCTAAATGTTCAAACACATGGGTCAGAGTTCACGTAGAGGTTCGCACAGTCTCCCGTCAGGTTTGTTTTTTCGTGGGAAGTGGCGAACGCCTCTTACAGGCCTGGTTTTCTGCGTACATAACggttataaatgagaccccTGATCACCCATGGGTTTCTTCTTAATATTTATAATTGATAATCAGATGTACACACAGGCTGCAAAACTGTTCTCATTCTACAGAATggaaatttattatttttt
It encodes:
- the LOC137174210 gene encoding myelin-oligodendrocyte glycoprotein-like, which translates into the protein MFKVDFYQFSNMFTFWIFILCLTFIVWTPVEGQSEVIGSTQPIIASPGDDVILPCHLDPEFNVKGLTVEWSKPDLKPDPSDRLSRVAYIYVYRHRQEDLDMKIPAYLSRTELFRDELERGNISLKIMNVTLADEGRYRCLVPKLKSRVKSAIVRLVVGGRPSQSALICVVVVCCILLIFGVVGAYLFKQRCQKPNHLKYDIT